Within the Tessaracoccus flavescens genome, the region GTCGCGGAAGCCCTTGAGGTCGTCGAGGGCGAGCTTCTTCATCTGGTGGGTCGCGTTGCGGCCTGCGAAGTGCTTGCCGAGGAAGTAGCCCTTGATGGTGTGGGCGAGGATGACGGTGGGTGCGCCGGTGAACTCGGTGGCCGCCTTGTAGGCGGAGTAGACCTTGGCGAAGTCGTGGCCACCGCGGGTAAGCCGCCAGATCTCGTCGTCGCTCCAGTCCTTGACCATGGCGGCAGTGCGCGGGTCGCGCTCGAAGAAGAACTTGCGCACGTAGGCGCCGTCGTTTGCCTTGAACGTCTGGAAGTCGCCGTCGGTGGTCGAGTTCATCAGGTTGACCAGGGCGCCGTCGGTGTCGTTGGCCAGCAGCGGATCCCAGCCGCGGCCCCAGACCAGCTTGATGACATTCCAGCCGGCGCCACGGAAGAACGCCTCGAGCTCCTGGACGATCTTGCCGTTGCCGCGTACCGGACCGTCGAGACGCTGCAGGTTGCAGTTGACCACGAAGGTGAGGTTGTCGAGTTCCTCGTTCGCGGCGAGCTGCAGCGCGCCGCGCGACTCGACCTCGTCCATCTCGCCGTCGCCGAGGAAGGCCCAGACGTGCTGCTGCGAGGTGTCCTTGATGCCGCGGTTGTGCAGGTACCGGTTGAACTGTGCCTGCCAGATCGCGTTGATCGGGCCGAGGCCCATCGAGACGGTCGGGAACTCCCAGAAGGTGTCCATCTGGCGCGGGTGCGGGTAGCTGGGCAGCGCGCGCAGCTGGCCGTCGGCGTAGTGCGAGTGCTCCTGACGGAAGCCGTCCATGTCGGCCTCTTCGAGGCGGCCCTCGAGGAAGGCGCGGGCGTACATGCCGGGAGAGGCGTGCCCCTGGAAGTAGATCTGGTCTCCGCCCCCGGGGTGGTCCTTGCCGCGGAAGAAGTGGTTCATGCCCACCTCGTACAGCGTCGCCGACGAGGCGTACGACGCGATGTGGCCGCCGACGCCGATGCCGGGGCGCTGGGCGCGGTGCACCATGATCGCTGCGTTCCAGCGCAGGAGACGACGGATGCCGCGCTCGAGTGCCTCGTCGCCCGGGAAGGCGGGCTCCTGCGAGGCTGGGATGGTGTTGACGTAATCGGTGCCGGTGAGCGAGGGCACGCCGATGTGACGCTCGCGTGCGCGCTCGAGGAGCTTCAGCATGACGTAGCGGGCGCGGTTCCGGCCGCCTGCGTCGATGACCCCGTCCAGCGATTCCAACCATTCGTTGGTCTCGGCGGGATCGATATCCGGCAGATTGGTGGGCAGACCATTGAGAATCGGTCCGGCCTCGTTCTGACTCACGAAGGTTCCTCTCCATGTCGGGCGACTGGCAGTCCGCACGGGGCCGCCAGACCTCCACCCTACCGCGCATCCACCGTGGTCACGGCACGCGAAGGTGGCTGCCTACGATGGTGGGTATGGGCGTGGAGGTGCGAAGGGCCAGACCGGACGAGGCGTCGGAGTTGAAACGGCTCCGGCTCGAGATGTTGCGCGACTCGCCGTCATCCTTCGAGGAGCGCCTCGAGAGGGTCGAGGCATGGGACGAGGGGCGCTGGACCTCGCGGCTGACCTCCATGTCGGCGCCCGACTCCGCCCTGTTCATCGCGGCGGAGGACGACGCCTGGGTCGCACAGGCCGCGGGGCGGGTCTACGGCACCTACGTCCCACCGCGCGCCTATCTGCTCTCGGTCTACGTGACCCCGTCCCACCGCGGCCGACGGCTGGTCGAGAAGGTGGTGGAGCGGGTCGAGGACTGGGCCCGGGGGCTCGGCTTCAGCGAGCTCTACCTGGACGTGCATGAGGGCGCGGCCGCGGCGAGGACCGCCTACGCGAGGATGGGCTATGTGGACACGGGTGTCACCACGCCGTACGCGAACAACGAGGCCGAGTCCGAGATCGAACTGGCCAAGCAGCTCGACTGATCAGGAGGCATGCCTCTTCGCATGCTCCAGCAGGCGGTCGACCGGCCAGGTGGTGATGATCCGTTCTGGCTCGATGCCTGCCTCGACGGCGCGGGCGGCGCCGTAGACGAGGAAGTCGAGCTGGCCGGGCGCGTGGGCGTCGGAGTCGATGCTGAACAGGCAGCCCGCCTCCTTCGCCAGCAGCAGCAGGTCGAGCGGCGGATCCTTGCGTTCTGGCCGGGAGTTGATCTCCACCGCGACCCCGAACATCGCGCAGGCGGCGAAGACCAGCTCGGCGTCGAACGACGACTGGCCGCGCCACGTTGCGTCGGCACGAAGCTTGCGTCCCGTCGGGTGTCCGAGCACCGTGGTGTGCGGATTGGAGACGGCACCGACCATGCGCCTCGTCATGGTGGCCGAGTCGGCGTTGAGGTCGGAGTGCACCGAGGCGGTGACGATGTCGAGCTGGTCGAGCAGGTCGTCGGCCTGGTCCAGCGCCCCCTCGGCGAGGATGTCGACCTCGATCCCCCGCAGGATCCGCATCGTGGCGTCCGCCTGGACCTCGGCGATCTCGTCCCACTGCGCGACCAGTCGCTCACGGGTCAGTCCGCGGGCCACCTTGAGCCGGGGCGAGTGGTCGGTGATCGCCATGTACTCGTGCCCGAGTGCCTGGCCGACGGCGACCATCTCCGCGAGCGGGGATCCTCCGTCCGACCAGGTGGTGTGGATGTGCAGGTCGCCTCGCAGCTGGGATCTGAGGTCGTCGCCGGCGGGGTCGAGCGAGATGGCCCCCGCCTCGCGGCGCTTCTGCAGGGCCTCCGGCAGCCTGCCTGCGGTCGCGGCGGCGGCGATCGCCGCGGTCTTCGGCCCGAAGCCTCTGAGCGCCCGCCAGCCCGCCTCGGTCTCCGGATAGGCGGCGAGCCCGTCCGCCACCTCGGCTGCCTCCCGGAAGGCGCGCACCCGGTAGGTGTCTGCCAGTTCCCGCTCGAGCCAGAAGGCGTACTCGCGCAGTGCCGCCGAAGGCGTGAGGCCGGTCACGTCAGACCCAGACCCGCGACGGCCCCGATGACACACACGGCAGGGGGCCGGATCCCTGCCTGCGATGCGGCCTCGGCGACCGCCCCCGCAGTGGAACGCAGCACGGTCATCGTCGGCAGCCCCGCATCCGCGACCACGGCGGCCGGGGTGCCACCGTCCAGACCCGCGTCGAGCAGTGCAGTGGTGATCTCGGGAAGGTTCTTCACGCCCATCAGGATGACGATGGTGTTGCCCGCGGTGGCGAGCCCGGCCCAGTCGACGTCGTTGCGTTCGTCGTCGGGGGCGACGTGGCCCGACACGACGGTGAAGCCGGTGGCCACACCGCGGTGCGTGACGGGGATTCCGGCCAGTTCAGGGGCGGCTATGGACGACGACACGCCAGGGATGATGCTCACCGGAATCCCGGCGGCCTGGCAGGCGAGCCATTCCTCTCCCCCACGCCCGAAGACGAAGGAGTCGCCGCCCTTGAACCGGACGACGTCGAGCCCGGCCGTCGCCTTCTCGGTGAGGATCTCGTTGATCCGCTCCTGCGGGGTGAACGGTCCGCGCGGCACCTTTCCGACCTCGATCAGCTCGGCCCCCTCGCGGGCCTCGTCGAGAAGCGCGAGCGGGACGAGCCGGTCGTAGACGATGACATCGGCGCGCTGCAGCGCCTTGAGCCCCGCGACGGTGATCAGGTCGGGGTCCCCCGGCCCGCCGCCCAGGAGCGTGACCCGCCCCGTCATCGGGTCACCTGCGCGAGATCCGTGGCAAGGGATGACTTCATGCGGCACAGCGTAGCGCCGCGGGCGTCGTCGGTCGTCGGGCTTGCGACGGCGCCCGCCACGTCACAGCTCAGCGGTCGGAGGTCGCCGGCTGGTCGGCCATGAACTCGTCGACGCGGGCCTTGTTGGCGCGCAACTTCGGGTCGTTCTTCAGGTAGTGGGCGGTCTCCCGTGCGATGAGGCCCGACAGGACGAGCAGCCCGATCAGGTTGGGCAGCGCCATGAGGCCGTTCATGATGTCGGCGAAGGACCACACGATGCCGAGCGGGATGGTGGCGCCGATGTAGACCACGATGGTGAACACGATGCGGTACCAGAGGGTGGCTCCGGCACCGAAGAGACGTTCGACGCACCGGTCGCCGTAGTAGGACCAGCCGAGGATCGTGGAGAACGCGAACAGGATCACGCCGATGGCGATGATGTAGCCGCCCCATTGGCCGGGGAGGCCGTGGCTGAAGGCCATGGAGGTCAGGACGGCCGGGCTCTCGCCGGAGTTCCACACACCGGTGGTGACAAGCACCAGTCCGGTGCACGAGACGACGATCAGGGTGTCGATGAAGGTCTGGGTCATCGAGACGAGTCCCTGACGCACGGGGTGGGTCGTCTGGGCGGCAGCCGCGGCGATGGCGGCAGAGCCCATGCCGGACTCGTTGGAGAAGATGCCGCGGGCGACACCCATCTGCAGGGCGATCAGGAAACCACCGATCGCGCCGCCGACCGCCGCCTGCCCGGTGAAGGCCTGGCCGAAGACCAGCGCGAGCGCTCCGGGCACGTCGGTGATGTTGACGATCAGGATGTAGAGCGCGCCAAGGACGTAGAAGACGATCATGATCGGCACGAGGGCGGCGGTCACGTTGCCGATGGCCTTGATGCCACCGAGGATGACGAGGCCGACGAAGACGACCATGACGATGGCGGAGATGTGCTGCGGGACCCCGAACGCGTCGTGCACGTTCTCGGCGACGGCGTTGGCCTGGGTCATGTTGCCGATGCCGAAGCTGGCCAGCACGGCGAAAACGGCGAAGAAGACGCTGAGCGCGACGCCCCACTTACCGGGCAGCGCCTTCTTGAGGTAGTACTGGGGCCCGCCGGAGACATTCCCCTTCGAGTCGACGGTGCGGAACCGGACGGCGAGGAAGGCCTCCGAGTACTTCGAGGCCATGCCGACGAGTCCGGTCACCCACATCCAGAACAGGGCGCCGGGGCCGCCGACCGAAATGGCGGTGGCGACGCCCACGATGTTGCCGACGCCGACCGTGGCAGCCAGCGCCGTCGTCAACGCCTGGAACTGGGAGATGTCGCCGCCTTCTGCGTCGTCGTCCTTGCGCTCCCAGAGCGCAAGCCGCATGGCAGATCCGAGCGTGCGGAACTGGATTCCTCGCAGCTTGATCGTCAGCCAGAGGCCGGTGAGCAGCAGCAGCGGGATCAGCAGCCATGGCCCCCAGACGAAGGAGGAGATGGCGTCGAGGGTCTTCTGTAGGGCTTCCATGAGCGTGGCCTGTCCCGTCGTTGGCATTAGTGCGCCGACAATTTAGCAACGCTCGAGCCGCCGCACAGCGGTTCTCGCAAGCTGGTCCTCCCGCGGTCAGGACGAGGGGCGCAGCAGGTAGATCTCCTGGATCCAGCCGTGGTGGGCCAGCAGCTGCGCGCGCAGAGCCAGCAGCTCCGGGACGACGGTACGCAGCGGGCCGTTGGCGAGCACCTGGTCGGAGGTGCCCAGGTAGGCCCCCCAGAAGAGCTCGGTGTCCGGGAACTCCTCGACGAGACCCCGGCAGGTGAAGTCCGGGTCGTTGAGCACGACGACGTCGCCCAGGTCTTCGCGGTACTCGCCGAGCAGCCTGCGTCCCGTGGTGAGATGCACGCTCTCACCCGCCCGGTTGAGGGCGATCTGGTGCGCGGCTGCCAGCACCTGCGGGGCGCTGACGCCAGGGATGACCGTCACGTCGATGCTCATCTGCTCTCGCAACGCGTCGACCACCCGCAGGATGGAGTCGTACAGGGCCGGGTCGCCCCAGGCGAGGAAGCCGACCGTCGCATCGTCGGTCAGCCCGCTCAGGATCTGCGAGTAGGTGGCGAGCCGGGCCGCATCGATGTCTGCGTCGTCGGGATGCACCTTGGCGGTGTCCAGCACGGTGATCACGCGGTGTGCGCGGTGCACGTTGCGACGGATCAGTTCGCTTCGTCGCCACACCAGGTCAGGCTGGTCCTCGCTGCGGTCGGCGACGAGGAAGGCGTCGACGCTGTTCATCGCCTCGACCGCGTCGAGGGTGAGCTGCCCGAAACCTCCGGGGCCCATGCCGATCACAAATACCTTGCGTGCCATCCCGCTCACCCTAGCGGCGCCGACGCGCAGCCGACAGAGTCGCTCACGCTGCCCGAACCGTGGACGGCGGATCGGAGCATGTCGGGGCAGGCGGGCGAACGGTTAGGCTGGCGGGATGGAACCCCGCCCCGGCACCGCGCCCGCGTTGATCTCATCGGCCCGCGCCCGGTCCGGGGTCGTCAAGCGTCTCACGGGCGCCACGTCCGAGATGAACACGGCGACGCTTGCCGCCCTGACCGCGCGCCACGAATGGTTCGGCCAACTCGACGCCGAGTCGCGCTCGTGGATCGGGGTGCTCGCGCGGTCGGGCATCGACGGCTTCGTCACGTGGTTCTCGGGAGAGCCGTTCGAGCCGGAGTCGATCTTCGACGCTGCCCCCCGCGCGATGGCCCGCAGGATCACGCTGCGGCAGACGGTCGATCTCGTCCGCACCACCACCGACGTCGTGGAAGAGCAGATTCAGCACCTGCTCCCCCGCGGTGACAGGCAGCCGTTGCAGCTCGGCATCGTGCACTACTCGCGTGAGGTGGCCTTCGCGGCCGCCGCGATCTACGCCCGGGCGGCGGAGGCCCGCGGGGCGTGGGATTCACGCATCGAGGCGACCGTCGTGGACGCCGTGGTGCGGGCGGAGACCGACGAGTCGGTCATCTCCAGGGCCTCGACGCTCGGCTGGAACACCGAGTCGAAGGTGGTCGTGGCGATCGGTGGAGCCCCCGAGGGCAACGGCGCGGACGGAAGATACGTCCTCGACTCGCTGCGCAGGGCCGCCGCGAAGCTGAAGCTCGACGTGCTGGCCGCACCCCAGGGCGACCGCCTCGTGTGCATCATCGGAGGCGCAGGCGTCGGTGAGCCCGTCGAGACGTGCGAGCGGATCGCGAAGCTGCAGGAGTTCTTCGCCCCGGGCGCGGTGGTGGTCGGCCCGACGGTCGACGGACTCTCCGGCGCCCCGAAGTCGGCGAGGGCGGCCGCCTCCGGGTACCGTGCAGCGAAGGCCTGGCCGGAGGGTCCCCCGACGATGCTCGCCATCGATCTCCTCCCCGAGCGGGCCCTCGCGGGCGACGGCCACGCCCGCAGGACGCTCGCTGGGGAGATCTATCCCGCGCTGGCGGCAAACAAGGAGCTGCTCGACACCTGCGTCGGATTCCTCGACGCGGGATCGTCGATGGAGGCGACGGCGCGCGCTCTCTTCGTCCATCCCAACACGGTCCGCTACCGCCTCAAGCGGATCCAGGACGTCACCGGGTACAACCCTGCCGACGCCCGGGAGGCGTACGTGCTGCGGATGGCCATCACGCTCGGTCGGCTCCAGGACTGACCAGCCGAGGGTCAATGACATGGGTGTCATTCACGGCACCTGACAAAGCAGGTCCCCAGTCACGCGGCATTTGCCCCGGGAGAGGTTGTGGGTTTCCCACAACGGGGCCGTCGGCAATTTCGTGCGATTCGCAACCCCTGCCCGGCGGGCGAGCGGGCAAGGTGGACTCGTGCTAGCAATCGTCGCGCCCGGGCAGGGCGCCCAGACCCCCGGCTTCCTCGCCCCGTGGCTCGAGGACGGCGACCTCGCCGCCCGGCTCGCCTCACTGTCCGAGGTCAGCGAGCTTGATCTCGCGCAGTTCGGGACGAAGGCCGATGCCGAGACCATCCGCGACACGGCCATCGCCCAGCCGCTGCTGGTCGCCTCGGCTCTCCTCACGGCGCGTGCGCTGCTCGGCACGGATGTCACCTCGATCGGAGTCACCGCCGGCCACTCCGTCGGCGAACTGGCCGCGATGGCCATCGCAGGTGCGATCTCCGACGAGGACGCCATGCTCCTCGTGCGTGAACGAGGAAGGGCCATGGCCGAGGCCTCCGCCGCGCGCCCCACCTCCATGACCGCGGTCGTCTCGGGCGACCGCGACGAGGTCCTCGCCGCCATCGAGGCCGCGGGCTGCACCCCCGCCAACAACAACGGCACCGGTCAGATCGTCGCCGCAGGCACCGTCGAACAACTCGAACTGCTCGCCCAGAACCCGCCGCGCCGGGCCCGCCTCGTACCGCTGAGCGTCGCCGGCGCCTTCCACACCGTCCACATGGAACCCGCCGTCGCACATCTGCGCTCCGTGGCCGAATCCGTCCAGACATCCGACCCGAGGATCGCCCTGCTCACCAACTCCGACGGAACAGTCGTCACGTCGGGGGCCGACGCGCTCGCCCGCATGGTGAACCAGGTGGCCAATCCCGTGCGCTGGGACCTGTGCATGGCCACCATGGACGCCATGGGAGTCACCGGCCTGCTCGAGCTCGCGCCGGCAGGCACCCTGACCAAGATCGCGCAGCGCAACCTGAAGGGTGTGGCGCTGTTCCACCTCAACTCCCCCGACCAGCTCGACGATGCCCGCGAGTTCGTCTCCATCCACGCTGCAAGCCAGCCCGAATCCGAGTGAGATCCACAGTGGCCCTGAAGTCCTCCACCGGCGCGCAGTACGCCCGCCTCCTCTCCGTCGCCGGTACCCGCGGCAGCCGCGTCGTCACCAACGAAGAGATGTGCACGATGATCGACTCCACCCCGGAGTGGATCGAGCAGCGCACAGGCATCACCGAGCGTCGCTGGGTGGCCGACGGTGAGGACGCCGAGACGCTCGGCGTCGATGCCGCCTCAAAGGCCATCGAGCGCGCGGGCCTGCAGCGCTCCGACATCGACGCGATCATCGTGTCGACCGTCTCCCACTTCCAGCAGACCCCGTCACTGGCCTGCATCCTCGCCGAGCGGCTCGGCCTCGGCGCTCCCGCGGCCTTCGACATCTCCGCCGCCTGCGCCGGGTTCTGCTACGGCGTGAGCATGGCCGAGTCCATGGTCAGGGCAGGCTCCGCGACGAACGTGCTTGTCGTCGGCGTCGAGACGCTGTCGAAGTACACCGACATCACGGACCGCTCGACGGCCTTCCTGTTCTCCGACGGCGCCGGCGCTGTCGTCGTCGGACCCTCCACCGAGCCGGCCATCGGGCCGACGGTGTGGGGGTCGAAGCCCGAGGCAGCGCGCGTCATCGAGATCGACGACTGGCGCCAGGTCGAGGGCGAGACCGGCCCGCACATCCACATGGAGGGCCGCGAGGTCTTCAAGTGGGCCACCACGGCCATCGTCGAGAAGGCGGTCGAGACCCTCGAGGCCTCGGGCCTCACTCCCGAGGAACTCGACTGCTTCATCCCCCATCAGGCCAACAACCGGATCACCGATTCGATGTTGCGCCACCTGAAGCTGCCCGAGGACGTCGTGGTCGGCCGCGACATCATCCAGATGGGCAATTCGTCCGCGGCCTCGATCCCGCTGGCGATGGAGGCTCTGCTCGAATCCGGGCAGGCCAAGAGCGGTGACAGTGCACTGATCATCGGGTTCGGGGCGGGCCTCGTGTTCGCCGGCCAGACCCTGATCCTGCCCTGATCGCACAACCACCTCAAGAAGAAGGAGCCAACCATGGCAAGCACTGAAGAGATCCGCGCAGACCTCGCCGAGATCGTCAACGACATCGCGGGCGTCGCCACCGAGGACGTCCAGCTCGACAAGTCCTTCGTCGACGACCTCGGCGTCGACTCGCTGTCGATGGTCGAGATCATCTACGCCTGCGAGGACAAGTTCGGCGTCTCGATCCCTGATGAGGACGCCAAGAACCTCAAGACCGTCGGCGACGCCGTCGCCTACATCGAGCGCGCCCAGAACTGACGCTCGGGGCGGCCCTCGCAGGCATCGACCGAGGGCCGCCCACCACCCATCTGCCCGTCCTCCCGTACAGGAGCCCGCATGTCCCGCACCGTCGTCATCACCGGTTTCGGCGCCTTCACCCCGCTCGGCGTCGACGCCCCCAGCACCTGGGAGGCCATGCTGGCGGGCCGCTCCGGCGTGCACACGCTGCAGCAGGAGTGGGCCGCCGACCTTCCTGTCACCTTCGCGGCCGAGACCGCCGACCCCGTTGAGCGGCTCGACCGCGTCGCGGCGCGTCGCCTCGACCGCTCCTCCCAGCTCGCGATGGTCGCCGGCCTCGAGGCGTGGGCCGATGCAGGCCTCGGTCTCGGCGAGGACAACGACATCGACCCGGACCGGCTGCTCGTCTCCGTCGGCACCGGCATCGGCGGCCTCCACTCGCTGCTCCGTCAGTGGGACGTGCAGAAGGAGAAGGGGCTGCGCAGGGTCTCCCCGCTGACCATCCCCATGCTGATGGCCAACGCTCCCGCCGCCAACCTCGGCCTCACCTTCGGCGCCGCAGCCGCCGTCCACGCCCCGGTCAGCGCCTGCGCGTCGTCGAACGAGGCGATCTCGCTCGCCTTCGACCAGATCCAGCTCGGCCGCGCCGACATGGCGGTCGTCGGCGGCACCGAGGGCGTCATCCACCCGCTCCCGCTCAACGCGTTCGCCCAGATGCAGGCCCTCAGCCGTCGCAACGACGACCCGGAGCGCGCCTCGCGCCCGTGGGACACCGACCGTGACGGCTTCGTGCTCGGCGAGGGCTCGGTGATCATGGTGATCGAGACGCTCGAGTCGGCGCAGGCCCGTGGGGCGAAGATCTACGCGACGCTCGCCGGCGCCGGGATCAGCAACGACAACCACGACATCGTCCAACCCGAGCCGACGGGCCGGGGCCAGTCCCAGGCGATGATCAAGGCGCTCAAGGCCGCCGGGCTCGAGGCGAGCGACATCGTCCACGTCAACGCGCACGGCACCTCGACCCCCCAGGGCGACGTCACGGAGGCGAACTCGATCGCCACCGCACTCGGCTCCGCGGTCGACGGCGTCGTCGTCACGTCGACCAAGTCGATGACCGGGCATCTCCTCGGCGGTGCAGGCGCCCTTGAGACGTTCGCAACCGTCATGGCGCTCAAGGACCGCACGGTCCCGCCGACGATCAACATCGAGAACCTCGAGCCGGGGCTCCCGATCGACATCGCAGTCAACGAGACGCGTCAACTCCCCGAGGGCGACCTGGCCGCCGTCAACAACTCGTTCGGCTTCGGCGGCGCAAACGTCGCCGTCGCGGTGACCAACCAGAACGCCAACGTCTGATCCACGAACCGGCCGGGGAGACCAGCCATCCGACGAGTCGGGCCACGTCCTCCGGAGACCCCCACCTCCCGAAGGGGGTCCTGGCAAGGGTGTTTGGCCCCGGACGCGACTCACCGCCACCTGGATCAGGGGTGGCGGTGAGTCGTAACCATGGCGCCGAGGGAGAAGTAGCGCCAGTCCAGGGGGTCAGCCGACGTGATGCAGCCAACGCACGGGGGCGTCTTCCGACGCATAGCGGAAGACGTCGAGTTCCTCGTCCCACGCGGTGCCGAGAAGATCCTCGAGGGCGCTGAGGATCGGCTCGCCGCCGAGCGCCTCGGTGGCGACGGCGTGCCGCAGCCGGTCCTCCGGGATCAGGATGTCGCCGTGGATCCCGACCACGGCCGAGTAGGCCCCCAGCGACGGTGTGAAGCAGTGGCGCTGACCGTCGGAGGAGGCGCTGGGCTCTTCCGTCACCTCGAAGCGCAGCTGGCCGATGCGGCTGAGTGCGGTCGAGAGGAGGGCTCCGGTGCCAGGCGATCCGCTCCAGGACAGTTCGGCGCGCTGCGTTCCCGGCTGGGCGGGCTGGGCCGTCCAGTCGAGATCGACGCGTGACTGGAGAGCGGAACCGATGGCCCACTCGACGTGTGGGCACAGCGCTGCCGACGCGGAGTGGATGAAGATCATCCCGCGCGTCGTTGGCCTCGTCTCAAAACGGGCAGACATCGGTTGTACCTCCTGGTTGGGCCTAATTGCCTTCCCCTGCGATTCGACTCAGCCAGGACTCGTGCCCATTGTGCATCAGCCGCGGTGCCCGCGCAACGGCTCGGACTCAGCAGCCGTAGAAGTGGTCTGCGCTTGCCTCCCTCGCCCGTGCGACGGTGAGGACGTCGGTGGGGAGCAGCTTCATCATGTCGCCGTCCTCCCAGTCCTTGTGGAAGAGGAGCTCGACGCCGCCCTCCTGGATGGCCGCGCCCTGGAAGGCTCCGCCCTCGCTGTTGCGGGTGACCAGCTTCACCTTTCCCGGGAACGCCGCCCTCAGATCGGCGAGCGTCATGCCGAGCCGGAACGTCGAGACGCCGCTCGCGTCGCCGATGGGGGTCGTGTTGCTCCCGGACCACAGGTTGCCGATGGTTGCGTTGCGGTAATCCATCAGATCCACCCCAAGTGCGCGCACCTCGGCCGAGGCTCTGTGCTCGCTGCAGAGGTTTCCTGGCGCGAGATAGGCGCCGTGCATGTCGCTGACCTTCGTCCCGATCTGGATCGGGCCGAATCCGGTCGGCGTGAGCACCGCCCGGGCGAGGGCCGACTTCGGAACCGTCGTGACGTCGGGGACGGCGGAGCTGGAGAACTGCACCTGGTTGTTGAAGATCCACCGTTGCTGCGTGCGGTAGCCTCCGTCCACGCTGGCGACCACCCAGGCATAGATGTAGCTGCGACAGCCTCCCCTTCCGGTGGTGGAGGTGTCACATTCGGTGCGCCAGCGGCGCCCGTCGGTCGAGGTCCAGTTGGCGTTGTGGGCCAGGTTGTTGCCCTTCCACAGGTCGCGATCGCTGGGGAGGTAGGTCAGGTTGTTGAAGGCCCAGCCGTTGATCTGGCGGTATCTTGTGCCCTGCCTGATCACCTGGGTGGCCCAGATCTCGGTGCGACATCGCACCACATTGGACGAGTACATGTCGCACTGCGTACGCCAGGTGCGTCCGTTCACGAACTGCACTCCTGGCGTGTTGTAGACGGTGACCGCCGGCTTCGGCGGGTCGTAGACGGGAGCGGCCTCGGCGAGCACGCCTGAGGTCGCGAGAAGTGCACCCGCCGCGAGGGCGGCGGCGATTCTACGGTGAAACTGCATGGGTTTCTCCTCTGTTTTCTTGGCCGCGAAGGGCGCAGCCACAGGCCCATGCACGCCAGTCTGCGACGCGGATCCGGTTGCCGCAGCCGAATCGATCGGCTATACAGCACAACATGCGAGAAGCTTTTCCCGTCGACTCCGTCCTGCACTATCCCGACGCCGTGTCCCAGGTCCGCGCGAGCGACGGGGCCCTCTACTGGCTCGCCACGATCGCCGCCGAGGACGGCCGCACCACGGTGCGATGCCTCCAGAACGGTGAGGTGGTCGACCTGACGCCGGACGCCTCCGTGCGTTCCCGAGCGATGGAGTACGGCGGCGGGGCCTACGCCGTCGACGGGTCGAGCCTCGCCTACGTCGACGACCGCACGCGCCAGGTCTGGCTGCGCGACGGGAGCGGCGTGCGGGCGCTCACGCAGGCAGGCACCGACCACGTCTTCGGCGGGCTGTGCCTCAGCCTGGAAGACGGGGTGCTGCTCGCCGTCCGCGAAGACCATGCGGTCACGCCGGAGCCGCGCACAGAGATCGTCGCGCTCTCGCTCGACACGGACAACCCCGACGGCGGCACGGTGCTCGCGACCGGGGCCGACTTCTACGCCTCGATCGTCGTCAGCGAGGGC harbors:
- the cobF gene encoding precorrin-6A synthase (deacetylating), whose product is MARKVFVIGMGPGGFGQLTLDAVEAMNSVDAFLVADRSEDQPDLVWRRSELIRRNVHRAHRVITVLDTAKVHPDDADIDAARLATYSQILSGLTDDATVGFLAWGDPALYDSILRVVDALREQMSIDVTVIPGVSAPQVLAAAHQIALNRAGESVHLTTGRRLLGEYREDLGDVVVLNDPDFTCRGLVEEFPDTELFWGAYLGTSDQVLANGPLRTVVPELLALRAQLLAHHGWIQEIYLLRPSS
- a CDS encoding PHP domain-containing protein; protein product: MTGLTPSAALREYAFWLERELADTYRVRAFREAAEVADGLAAYPETEAGWRALRGFGPKTAAIAAAATAGRLPEALQKRREAGAISLDPAGDDLRSQLRGDLHIHTTWSDGGSPLAEMVAVGQALGHEYMAITDHSPRLKVARGLTRERLVAQWDEIAEVQADATMRILRGIEVDILAEGALDQADDLLDQLDIVTASVHSDLNADSATMTRRMVGAVSNPHTTVLGHPTGRKLRADATWRGQSSFDAELVFAACAMFGVAVEINSRPERKDPPLDLLLLAKEAGCLFSIDSDAHAPGQLDFLVYGAARAVEAGIEPERIITTWPVDRLLEHAKRHAS
- the cobA gene encoding uroporphyrinogen-III C-methyltransferase translates to MTGRVTLLGGGPGDPDLITVAGLKALQRADVIVYDRLVPLALLDEAREGAELIEVGKVPRGPFTPQERINEILTEKATAGLDVVRFKGGDSFVFGRGGEEWLACQAAGIPVSIIPGVSSSIAAPELAGIPVTHRGVATGFTVVSGHVAPDDERNDVDWAGLATAGNTIVILMGVKNLPEITTALLDAGLDGGTPAAVVADAGLPTMTVLRSTAGAVAEAASQAGIRPPAVCVIGAVAGLGLT
- a CDS encoding ACP S-malonyltransferase, coding for MLAIVAPGQGAQTPGFLAPWLEDGDLAARLASLSEVSELDLAQFGTKADAETIRDTAIAQPLLVASALLTARALLGTDVTSIGVTAGHSVGELAAMAIAGAISDEDAMLLVRERGRAMAEASAARPTSMTAVVSGDRDEVLAAIEAAGCTPANNNGTGQIVAAGTVEQLELLAQNPPRRARLVPLSVAGAFHTVHMEPAVAHLRSVAESVQTSDPRIALLTNSDGTVVTSGADALARMVNQVANPVRWDLCMATMDAMGVTGLLELAPAGTLTKIAQRNLKGVALFHLNSPDQLDDAREFVSIHAASQPESE
- a CDS encoding GNAT family N-acetyltransferase: MGVEVRRARPDEASELKRLRLEMLRDSPSSFEERLERVEAWDEGRWTSRLTSMSAPDSALFIAAEDDAWVAQAAGRVYGTYVPPRAYLLSVYVTPSHRGRRLVEKVVERVEDWARGLGFSELYLDVHEGAAAARTAYARMGYVDTGVTTPYANNEAESEIELAKQLD
- a CDS encoding alanine/glycine:cation symporter family protein; the protein is MEALQKTLDAISSFVWGPWLLIPLLLLTGLWLTIKLRGIQFRTLGSAMRLALWERKDDDAEGGDISQFQALTTALAATVGVGNIVGVATAISVGGPGALFWMWVTGLVGMASKYSEAFLAVRFRTVDSKGNVSGGPQYYLKKALPGKWGVALSVFFAVFAVLASFGIGNMTQANAVAENVHDAFGVPQHISAIVMVVFVGLVILGGIKAIGNVTAALVPIMIVFYVLGALYILIVNITDVPGALALVFGQAFTGQAAVGGAIGGFLIALQMGVARGIFSNESGMGSAAIAAAAAQTTHPVRQGLVSMTQTFIDTLIVVSCTGLVLVTTGVWNSGESPAVLTSMAFSHGLPGQWGGYIIAIGVILFAFSTILGWSYYGDRCVERLFGAGATLWYRIVFTIVVYIGATIPLGIVWSFADIMNGLMALPNLIGLLVLSGLIARETAHYLKNDPKLRANKARVDEFMADQPATSDR
- a CDS encoding PucR family transcriptional regulator, with product MNTATLAALTARHEWFGQLDAESRSWIGVLARSGIDGFVTWFSGEPFEPESIFDAAPRAMARRITLRQTVDLVRTTTDVVEEQIQHLLPRGDRQPLQLGIVHYSREVAFAAAAIYARAAEARGAWDSRIEATVVDAVVRAETDESVISRASTLGWNTESKVVVAIGGAPEGNGADGRYVLDSLRRAAAKLKLDVLAAPQGDRLVCIIGGAGVGEPVETCERIAKLQEFFAPGAVVVGPTVDGLSGAPKSARAAASGYRAAKAWPEGPPTMLAIDLLPERALAGDGHARRTLAGEIYPALAANKELLDTCVGFLDAGSSMEATARALFVHPNTVRYRLKRIQDVTGYNPADAREAYVLRMAITLGRLQD